From the Leucobacter denitrificans genome, one window contains:
- a CDS encoding ABC transporter permease: MTVPEYAARARRGSAISSLWLLTRRDLKVRYSTSVLGYLWSILDPLLMSLIYWFIFTQVFDRSVGEDPYIVFLLTALLPWMWINGALGDSTRAFLRDVRLVRSVALPRWIWVGRIVASKGIEFLLSLPVLLIFAIGSGAKITWLIVLFPLGVVLLAVLTLGLGLLIAPLVVFFRDLERATKLVLRVLFYASPIIYGASDLPSFAQPLAWLNPLSGIFSLFRAGFFPDQLDWMLVGSAAIISLLFLLLGLTVFRRSIGGVLKEI, translated from the coding sequence GTGACTGTGCCAGAATATGCAGCCCGAGCCAGACGCGGCTCTGCGATTTCATCCCTGTGGCTTCTCACACGGCGTGACCTCAAGGTTCGGTACTCAACATCGGTTCTTGGCTACCTGTGGTCGATCCTCGATCCACTGCTCATGAGCCTCATCTACTGGTTCATCTTCACCCAGGTGTTTGATCGCTCAGTGGGCGAAGACCCGTATATTGTGTTCCTCCTGACCGCACTTCTGCCTTGGATGTGGATCAACGGCGCACTCGGCGATTCGACTCGTGCGTTCTTGCGCGACGTTCGACTCGTCCGTTCCGTCGCGCTTCCACGGTGGATCTGGGTGGGCAGAATCGTCGCTTCCAAGGGCATTGAATTCTTGCTGAGTCTTCCTGTGCTCCTCATCTTCGCAATTGGAAGTGGCGCAAAGATCACTTGGCTAATCGTGTTGTTTCCACTGGGTGTGGTTCTTCTCGCCGTACTGACACTCGGACTCGGCCTGCTGATTGCGCCACTCGTGGTCTTCTTCCGCGATCTCGAGCGAGCCACCAAGCTGGTGCTTCGCGTGCTCTTTTACGCGTCACCCATCATCTACGGCGCATCAGATCTCCCGAGTTTCGCGCAGCCCTTAGCGTGGTTGAATCCGCTCTCCGGAATATTCAGTCTGTTCCGAGCAGGGTTCTTCCCAGATCAACTCGACTGGATGCTTGTTGGTTCGGCCGCCATCATTTCTCTACTGTTTCTCCTGCTTGGGCTCACCGTATTTCGCCGTTCAATCGGCGGCGTCTTGAAGGAGATTTGA
- a CDS encoding glycosyltransferase family 2 protein: MPVLNEEGFLEQAVATILAQDYPGEKEVVLALGPSRDASNEIAKRIAEADHRVRLVENPERDIPAGLNRAIEASRHPVIVRVDAHSELTSDYTRRGVQALLEVGAANVGGVMRAAGATPVQRAIARGYNSPFGLGGGAYHGDGTPGPAESAYLGIFRREAVAAVGGYDPEILRGEDWEFNLRLRRAGYTVWFDPSLGVTYWPRASFSDLAKQFFATGTWRAVLVRRYGRANPWRFFAPGALVVALTVSVLVLVLQIVGMLPWAWWSLGWAPLVAYALGIGFAIARIQDQRGCKDRLLTGVALVLMHTCWGAGFLRGILFGGGKLLGGGRVVDRSRA, translated from the coding sequence ATGCCCGTGCTCAACGAGGAGGGGTTTCTCGAACAGGCAGTTGCCACGATTCTGGCGCAAGACTACCCGGGTGAAAAAGAGGTTGTGCTCGCTCTTGGCCCGTCTCGCGACGCGAGCAATGAGATTGCGAAGAGGATCGCCGAGGCAGATCACCGGGTCAGGCTTGTAGAAAACCCCGAACGTGACATTCCCGCCGGTCTCAATCGGGCGATCGAAGCAAGCCGTCACCCTGTCATCGTGCGCGTCGATGCACACTCAGAACTCACTTCCGACTACACGAGGCGCGGAGTTCAGGCTCTGCTTGAGGTCGGTGCGGCGAACGTGGGTGGTGTGATGCGGGCAGCGGGGGCTACTCCGGTTCAGCGTGCGATCGCGCGGGGTTACAATAGTCCGTTTGGACTCGGTGGCGGGGCGTATCACGGCGACGGCACACCCGGCCCGGCCGAATCCGCATATCTCGGAATCTTCCGTAGAGAGGCGGTTGCAGCGGTCGGTGGGTACGACCCTGAGATACTTCGCGGTGAAGACTGGGAGTTCAACCTGCGGCTCAGGCGGGCTGGCTATACCGTGTGGTTCGATCCCTCGCTCGGTGTGACGTATTGGCCGCGGGCGAGCTTTAGTGATCTCGCGAAGCAGTTCTTCGCGACGGGAACCTGGCGCGCCGTACTGGTACGCCGGTACGGGCGCGCGAATCCGTGGAGATTTTTCGCGCCAGGCGCCCTCGTCGTTGCGTTGACCGTTTCAGTTCTCGTGCTGGTGCTTCAGATAGTTGGCATGTTGCCCTGGGCTTGGTGGTCTCTGGGCTGGGCACCGCTTGTGGCGTACGCACTCGGAATAGGGTTTGCTATCGCCCGAATTCAAGATCAGCGCGGGTGTAAGGATCGTTTGCTCACTGGCGTGGCCCTCGTGCTCATGCACACATGCTGGGGTGCGGGGTTCCTGCGTGGCATTCTCTTTGGTGGTGGCAAGCTTCTCGGAGGCGGCAGAGTTGTCGATCGCTCACGAGCGTAA
- a CDS encoding ABC transporter ATP-binding protein, with protein sequence MHLSSTPSSTDNQTEVKAGGATGSANEQLRDEAEELEPRSRRTRSGGDEAPTEEPARRRIEVPTPSVVRARERGKVAAQNPVVLRTEQLTKVYGSVVAANEVSISVHAGSLTGIVGPNGAGKTTTLSMISGLLRPSSGRVTVGNVDVWADGPAAKQLIGTLPDRLRLFDRLTGAQLLYYSGVLHGVAEAEVAARSAELAEAFGLESALDRLVSDYSAGMQKKIALACSMIHAPEVLVLDEPFEAIDPVSAANVTEILEKFVAGGGSVILSSHSLELIQRVCDHVAIIASGSVIAQGTVDAVRDGVSLEERFRALVGEGESKKGLQWLHGSSDSE encoded by the coding sequence GTGCATCTTTCGTCAACTCCGTCGTCTACCGACAACCAGACCGAGGTAAAGGCTGGGGGAGCGACTGGGAGTGCGAACGAGCAGCTCAGAGACGAAGCAGAAGAGCTGGAGCCGCGGTCGCGACGCACCCGCAGCGGCGGCGATGAGGCGCCGACCGAGGAGCCAGCACGTCGGCGAATTGAAGTGCCGACGCCTTCTGTCGTTCGGGCCCGCGAGCGCGGAAAAGTTGCTGCACAGAATCCAGTGGTGCTTCGCACTGAACAACTCACAAAGGTCTACGGCTCAGTAGTTGCGGCGAATGAAGTTTCGATCTCGGTGCACGCGGGGTCGCTCACCGGTATTGTCGGGCCAAATGGCGCGGGTAAGACGACCACGCTGTCAATGATCAGTGGGTTGCTGCGGCCGAGTTCTGGCCGGGTCACCGTCGGCAACGTCGATGTGTGGGCCGATGGCCCAGCGGCGAAACAACTCATCGGCACGCTGCCGGACCGACTGCGTCTCTTCGATCGCCTGACGGGCGCGCAGCTCTTGTACTACTCCGGTGTGCTGCACGGAGTTGCCGAGGCCGAAGTTGCCGCGCGCAGTGCTGAGCTTGCAGAGGCGTTTGGGCTTGAATCAGCGCTCGACCGACTCGTTTCTGATTATTCGGCGGGTATGCAGAAAAAGATTGCGCTCGCGTGCTCCATGATCCACGCGCCCGAAGTGCTTGTACTCGATGAACCATTTGAGGCTATTGACCCCGTTTCCGCAGCTAATGTCACCGAAATCCTTGAAAAGTTTGTAGCTGGCGGCGGCAGCGTCATCCTGTCGAGTCACAGCCTTGAGCTGATTCAGCGTGTTTGCGATCATGTTGCAATCATTGCGAGTGGGTCAGTGATTGCGCAGGGCACCGTTGACGCTGTGCGCGACGGGGTGAGCCTTGAAGAGCGCTTCCGGGCCCTCGTCGGTGAGGGTGAATCAAAGAAGGGGCTTCAGTGGTTACACGGCTCTTCCGACTCCGAGTAG
- a CDS encoding DUF3039 domain-containing protein, translating into MGIFTRNEPDSGGGLDVLDRELEKLVEDSQIEDGDHERFSHYVPKDKIVESAITGKPVRALCGKKWTPSRDPEKFPVCPDCKRVYERMKK; encoded by the coding sequence ATGGGAATCTTTACGAGAAACGAACCGGACTCGGGCGGCGGCCTTGACGTGCTTGATCGGGAACTCGAAAAGCTTGTCGAGGACTCGCAGATTGAAGACGGCGATCACGAACGCTTCTCCCACTATGTACCGAAAGACAAAATTGTCGAGTCAGCAATTACTGGAAAGCCAGTTCGTGCGTTGTGCGGTAAGAAATGGACGCCATCGCGCGATCCCGAAAAATTTCCCGTGTGCCCTGACTGCAAGCGAGTCTACGAACGGATGAAGAAATAG
- a CDS encoding nicotinate phosphoribosyltransferase, with amino-acid sequence MHISTALLTDHYELTMVDAALKAGTADRRSMFELFARRLSGARRYGVVAGTGRLLEAIQQFRFTDAELDFLREQQVVSASTIEWLADYRFSGEIWGYPEGEVFFPGSPLLTVEGSFAEGVILETLALSIMNYDSAVATAASRMVYAANGKPLAEMGSRRTAERSAVAAARAAYIAGFSATSNLEAGRSYGIPTMGTAAHSFTLLHDSEREAFEAQIAAFGTDTTLLIDTYDIEQGVRTAIDVAGTELGAVRIDSGDLTVVAAEVRALLDSLGATNTRITVTNDLDEHTVAALAASPVDSFGVGTSVVIGSGSPTMGMVYKLVARENDEGEWVSVAKKSTDKASVGGRKSVRRLLNSRGVARSELIFLGDGPGGTPEGTDVAETSRQVLEQFVDGGSVAQRFTGTEGIALARERHRASIAELPAVAMSLTRGDPAITTEYR; translated from the coding sequence GTGCACATCTCAACAGCTCTGCTCACAGACCACTACGAACTCACCATGGTCGATGCCGCGCTCAAGGCGGGCACTGCCGACAGGCGCAGCATGTTTGAGTTATTCGCGAGACGCCTCTCAGGCGCACGTCGGTACGGAGTCGTGGCCGGCACCGGCAGGTTGCTCGAAGCGATTCAGCAGTTTCGCTTTACCGACGCAGAGCTCGATTTTCTGCGTGAACAGCAGGTCGTGAGCGCAAGCACCATCGAATGGCTCGCCGACTATCGATTCTCGGGTGAAATCTGGGGGTACCCAGAAGGCGAGGTATTCTTCCCAGGATCCCCGCTCCTCACCGTTGAAGGCAGCTTCGCAGAGGGAGTCATTCTCGAAACTCTCGCCCTGAGCATCATGAATTACGACTCTGCCGTCGCGACAGCTGCCTCCAGAATGGTCTACGCAGCGAATGGAAAGCCACTGGCAGAAATGGGATCACGTCGCACCGCCGAACGCAGCGCGGTTGCAGCTGCCAGAGCTGCATATATCGCAGGGTTCAGTGCCACTTCAAACCTTGAAGCTGGCCGCAGCTATGGAATCCCGACGATGGGCACCGCAGCCCACTCGTTCACACTGCTGCACGACAGCGAACGCGAAGCGTTTGAGGCTCAGATTGCCGCATTTGGCACTGACACAACGCTCCTCATCGATACGTATGACATCGAACAAGGGGTACGCACGGCAATCGACGTCGCGGGCACAGAACTCGGGGCCGTGCGCATTGATTCCGGTGACCTCACGGTGGTAGCTGCCGAAGTGCGGGCTCTCCTCGACTCTCTCGGGGCGACCAATACCCGCATCACAGTCACCAACGACCTCGATGAGCACACGGTTGCTGCGCTTGCCGCCTCACCCGTAGATTCGTTTGGCGTTGGCACCTCGGTAGTGATTGGCTCAGGCAGCCCAACCATGGGCATGGTGTACAAGCTCGTTGCGCGCGAAAACGACGAGGGCGAGTGGGTCTCGGTTGCTAAGAAGAGCACCGACAAGGCCTCCGTCGGAGGCCGCAAAAGCGTGCGTCGACTTCTCAATTCTCGTGGAGTCGCCCGCTCAGAACTCATCTTCCTCGGTGATGGCCCGGGCGGGACCCCAGAAGGCACCGATGTTGCAGAGACGAGTCGGCAAGTTCTCGAGCAGTTCGTCGATGGTGGATCAGTAGCTCAGCGATTCACTGGAACCGAAGGTATTGCTCTCGCGCGCGAACGGCATCGCGCAAGTATCGCTGAGCTGCCAGCTGTCGCTATGAGCTTGACCCGCGGCGACCCAGCGATTACAACCGAATATCGGTAA
- a CDS encoding ABC transporter ATP-binding protein has translation MSDALTPIISVRDLGVHFRRNRGSRRSFKDLFAGRGRRTRPGEFWALRNVSFDVAPGEAIGVVGRNGQGKSTLLKLVAGVLLPDEGTVHVRGGVAPLIELTGGFVGDLTVRDNIMLTAGLHGLSKQVITAKFDEIVSFAGAGQVIDTPYKHLSSGMKVRVAFSVVSQLDEPVLLVDEVLAVGDKAFRAKCYRRIDELLAEGRTLFLVSHNERDLRRFCKRGLYLDGGKLAFDGPITEVLERYNTDHPA, from the coding sequence GTGTCAGACGCATTAACTCCGATCATCTCAGTGCGCGACCTGGGTGTGCACTTCAGAAGAAATCGTGGATCGCGAAGAAGCTTCAAAGACCTCTTCGCAGGGCGCGGGCGACGAACTCGCCCAGGTGAGTTCTGGGCCCTCCGAAACGTCTCTTTTGACGTTGCTCCGGGTGAGGCGATCGGAGTCGTCGGCCGGAACGGTCAGGGAAAGTCGACTCTGCTGAAACTTGTTGCTGGGGTTTTACTTCCAGACGAAGGCACCGTGCATGTGCGCGGCGGCGTAGCGCCGCTCATCGAGCTCACGGGTGGCTTTGTGGGCGACCTCACGGTTCGCGACAACATTATGCTCACCGCTGGGCTCCACGGGCTCTCTAAGCAGGTGATCACCGCAAAGTTCGATGAAATCGTGTCGTTCGCTGGGGCCGGACAAGTCATCGACACACCATACAAACATCTTTCGAGCGGCATGAAGGTGCGTGTGGCCTTCTCCGTGGTGTCCCAACTCGACGAGCCGGTACTTCTTGTTGACGAAGTTCTGGCAGTCGGCGATAAGGCGTTTCGTGCGAAATGCTATCGGCGGATCGACGAGCTGCTCGCCGAGGGGCGCACGCTTTTCCTCGTATCGCACAATGAGCGAGACCTGCGGCGGTTCTGCAAGCGTGGCCTCTACCTCGATGGAGGAAAACTCGCGTTCGATGGCCCGATCACAGAAGTACTCGAACGATACAACACTGACCACCCCGCGTGA
- a CDS encoding CDP-glycerol glycerophosphotransferase family protein, protein MQIAKDGRRAVKLAKRVLKGRRAYFDLKKMLEERGDLPEDRYRVGVYFADSDVNLYQMRQWYAPLAELAKTVPVVVLARNAAGARQLMQESGLDVAYVPKVTSIESFIAKQPLDIIMYVNQNTRNFQMMRYGNRWHVFINHGESDKMYMTSNQYKTYDYAFVAGDAARSRLANALWNYDVEARTVAIGRPQTDHLSGTPPYTADDRTVVLYAPTWEGDRPAASYGSVVSHGERLVQELIGTGRHRVVYRPHPRSGVVDNEFGQANKRIISMLESANQADSSAQHVYDDSPTLGWQLQVPDVAICDISAMVYDRLATGKPLMVTRPLAPEAAVDEGGYLSVCEWLDASDTGEIAAVLDRVIGDEDARDRLGAWSTRYFGDTTPGAPTARFHAAIESLLERASQERLAQERA, encoded by the coding sequence ATGCAAATTGCGAAGGACGGTAGGCGAGCAGTAAAACTCGCGAAACGTGTGCTGAAAGGCCGTCGCGCGTACTTCGATCTCAAGAAGATGCTTGAGGAACGCGGTGATCTTCCGGAAGATCGCTACCGCGTTGGTGTGTATTTCGCCGACAGCGACGTGAATCTGTACCAGATGCGACAGTGGTACGCACCGCTCGCAGAACTCGCCAAAACCGTACCGGTTGTTGTACTCGCACGCAACGCAGCAGGTGCTCGCCAACTCATGCAGGAGAGCGGGCTAGATGTTGCGTACGTGCCCAAAGTCACGAGCATCGAATCGTTCATTGCGAAACAACCGCTTGACATCATCATGTACGTGAACCAAAACACTCGTAATTTCCAGATGATGCGTTACGGAAATCGCTGGCACGTGTTCATCAACCACGGTGAGAGCGACAAAATGTACATGACGAGTAATCAGTACAAGACGTACGACTACGCGTTTGTGGCAGGAGACGCAGCACGGTCACGGCTAGCGAATGCGCTCTGGAATTATGATGTCGAGGCTCGCACAGTTGCGATCGGGAGGCCACAGACTGATCACCTGAGTGGCACGCCGCCGTACACGGCAGACGACCGCACCGTCGTGCTCTATGCGCCGACGTGGGAGGGTGACCGGCCCGCAGCAAGCTACGGTTCAGTCGTCTCACACGGCGAACGCTTGGTTCAGGAACTCATAGGTACAGGCCGACATCGCGTCGTGTATCGACCGCATCCTCGAAGCGGAGTGGTCGATAATGAGTTCGGCCAGGCGAACAAACGCATCATCTCAATGCTCGAGTCTGCGAATCAGGCAGACAGTTCTGCGCAGCACGTGTATGACGACTCGCCAACTCTTGGGTGGCAGTTGCAGGTTCCAGATGTCGCTATCTGCGACATCTCTGCAATGGTGTACGACCGGCTTGCCACCGGAAAACCACTCATGGTGACGCGGCCACTGGCGCCAGAGGCCGCGGTTGACGAGGGGGGCTACCTCAGCGTGTGCGAATGGCTTGATGCGTCGGACACCGGTGAAATTGCCGCGGTTCTCGACCGGGTCATTGGTGACGAAGATGCCCGAGACCGGCTTGGTGCCTGGTCAACTCGCTACTTCGGCGATACGACTCCCGGTGCACCCACCGCGCGTTTTCACGCGGCAATTGAGTCGCTGCTCGAGCGCGCGTCCCAGGAGCGTCTGGCACAAGAGCGCGCCTGA